In Silene latifolia isolate original U9 population chromosome X, ASM4854445v1, whole genome shotgun sequence, the following proteins share a genomic window:
- the LOC141617618 gene encoding large ribosomal subunit protein eL29z-like, with the protein MAKSKNHTAHNQSYKAHKNGIKKPRKHRHHSTKGMDPKFLRNQRYARKHNNKVDEGSAEE; encoded by the exons ATGGCAAAGTCGAAGAATCACACAGCCCACAATCAGTCTTACAAGGCTCACAAAAATGGCATTAAGAAGCCCCGTAAACATCGCCATCATTCCACCAAAGGG ATGGACCCAAAGTTCTTGAGGAACCAGAGGTACGCCAGGAAGCACAACAACAAGGTTGATGAGGGTTCTGCTGAGGAATAA